TCGGCACGACATTCGAGCTGAACGACAACCGCGGCGTGATCGTCGGCATCGCGAAGGTCGCGAGCAGCGGCCTGTTCGGCACGCCGACGCTCTACACGACCTACGCGCGCGCGACGCGCTACATCCCTTCGACGCGCTACACGACGTCGTACATTCTCGTCGAGCCGAAGTCGGCGCGCGACATCGCGCGCATCAAGCAGGCAGTCGCGGCGCTCGGCTATCGCGCATACACGAAAGAAGAATTCATGAAGCGCATCTCGGATTTCTACAAGTACGAGACAGGCGTGGGCACGAACATTCTGCTGATGACCGTGATCAGCTTCATCGTCGGGCTGTCGATCTCGGGCCAGACGTTCTATACGTTCATCATCGAGAACCTCGAGAAGTTCGGCGCGCTGAAGGCGATAGGCGCGAAGAACCGCGAGCTCGTCGCGATGATCCTGTTCCAGGCGACGTTCACCGCGCTCACCGGCTACGGCCTGGGCGTCGGCCTCTGCACCGCGCTCATCAGCTTCGCGCGGCTGCGCCTGCCAAGCTATGCGGCGCTCATCACGTACGGCAATCTCGCGCTCGCGTTCGGCATGGTCGTCGTGATCGCGGGGCTGTCGAGCTATCTCGGCGTGCGCCGGGTGCTGCGCATCGAGCCGTTCGACATTTTCAGGGGATGACGATGGCGGGGCTGGCGATCGACGCGCGCGGGCTCAACAAGTGGTTCGGTGAGGGCGAGGCCCGCACGCGCGCGCTCGCCGACGTGTCGGTGCAGGCGCGTTTCGGCGAGATGCTGCTGATCGTCGGGCCGTCGGGCAGCGGCAAGACGACGCTGCTCAGCGTGATGTCCGGCATCCTGCGGCCGGACGAGGGCAGCGTGATCGTCGACGGCGTCGATCTGTGGGCGCAGGACAACGATGCGATCGCCGAGTTCCGCCTGAACCGGATCGGCTTCGTGTTTCAGGACTACCATCTTTTTCCTCGCCTGACGACCGCCGAGAACGTCGCGATTCCGCTGATCCTCAAGCGCCTCGACTGGGATCGCGCGCTCGACGCGGCGCACGAATATCTCGACGTCGTCGGCCTGAGGAACCGCGCGTCGCTGCCGCCCGTGAAGCTCTCGGGCGGCGAGCAGCAGCGCGTCGCGATCGCGCGCGCGATCGTGAGCCAGCCGGACATCCTGATTCTCGACGAGCCGACCGCGTCGCTCGACGGCGACACCGGCCGCACGATCATCGATTTCGTCAAGCACAAGGTGCTGAGCGACAAGCGCTGCATCGTGATCGTCACGCACGACAGCCGCATCTTCGACTATGCGGACCGCATCCTGCGCATGGAGGACGGCAAGCTCATGGCGATCGAGAACGGGGGCGGTCTGTGAAGCAGCGCATCGTCTTCGTCGTCGCGATCGTCGGGTTTCTCGCGAGCATCGCCGCCGCGTGGGTCTACAGCATCCAGGAGCCGCCGCAGCCGCCCGTGTTCAAGCCCGCGTCGAATCCGTATCCGCGCGGCGTGTATGCGACGGGCATCGTCGAGAGCGATCAGACCTCCGGCGCGAACGTGAACCTGTATCCGGACGTCA
The nucleotide sequence above comes from Burkholderia thailandensis E264. Encoded proteins:
- a CDS encoding ABC transporter permease, producing MNGILRLAFKLLVNDSAKFSALIVGITFAVFLMVEMTSLFAGILNKSSSTVINVGARMWVMDPGVKTIASSIGMPAYVLDAVRSVDGVKYAVPIYSGGALVKLADGTYQAVTVIGLDDASLLGRPTMTAGRIEDIYAENGFIAIDDAEFPKLKNPTLGTTFELNDNRGVIVGIAKVASSGLFGTPTLYTTYARATRYIPSTRYTTSYILVEPKSARDIARIKQAVAALGYRAYTKEEFMKRISDFYKYETGVGTNILLMTVISFIVGLSISGQTFYTFIIENLEKFGALKAIGAKNRELVAMILFQATFTALTGYGLGVGLCTALISFARLRLPSYAALITYGNLALAFGMVVVIAGLSSYLGVRRVLRIEPFDIFRG
- a CDS encoding ABC transporter ATP-binding protein — translated: MTMAGLAIDARGLNKWFGEGEARTRALADVSVQARFGEMLLIVGPSGSGKTTLLSVMSGILRPDEGSVIVDGVDLWAQDNDAIAEFRLNRIGFVFQDYHLFPRLTTAENVAIPLILKRLDWDRALDAAHEYLDVVGLRNRASLPPVKLSGGEQQRVAIARAIVSQPDILILDEPTASLDGDTGRTIIDFVKHKVLSDKRCIVIVTHDSRIFDYADRILRMEDGKLMAIENGGGL